The Roseibium sp. Sym1 nucleotide sequence TTTTTAATCACTTCGTATTGCATTTGCCGATTTATTGTGCACTTTTTTTGAACACGATTATGAACGGAGTGACAGCTCACCAGCCGGACTCTCGAAAATCAGCCGATTTTTGACATTGGCACGGTGCTTGCTGTTGCAGGACCCAAACTGTTTTCTCAAGGAGACGTCCGGAGATGGCGAAGTCCCTCGATCTGGAATTGGCGGCAACCACCAAGATGTATGGCGACACGGTCGCCGTCGACGCGATCGATCACAGGTTTGTCGCCGGATCCTATTCCTGCCTGCTGGGCCCGTCCGGCTGTGGCAAGTCTTCGACACTGCGGATGATTGCCGGCCACGAGAGTGTTTCCACCGGCGACATTCTCCTGGGCGGCGCGAACGTGACCGACCTGCCCCCGGCCCGGCGTGGAACCGCGATGATGTTCCAGAACTATGCGCTGTTCCCGCATCTTTCCGTCATCGACAATGTCGCCTTCTCCCAGAAGATGAAGGGGATCGAAAAGCCGGTGCGCCTGAAGAAAGCGCATCAGCTCCTGGAGCTGGTCGACATGGATGCCTACGCCGAGCGCCTGCCGGCGCAGCTCTCCGGTGGCCAGCAGCAGCGCGTTGCGCTCGCCCGCGCCCTGATCACCGAACCGTCTGTCCTTCTGCTCGACGAGCCGCTGTCGGCGCTCGACCCGTTCCTGCGCATCAAGATGCGCCTGGAGCTGAAGAAACTTCAGCGCGAACTCGGCATCTCCTTCATTCACGTGACCCACAGCCAGGACGAGGCGCTGGCGCTCGCCGACGACATCATCGTCATGAATGGCGGCCGGATCGAACAGGCCGGCAGCCCGCGCGACGTCTTCAACGCGCCGGCGACGGAGTTCGTTGCCCGCTTCATCGGCGGCCACAACGTGCTGCAACAGCACGGCGCGAGCGTTGCGCTCAGGGCCGACCGGCTGCTGGTGAAGAAAACGGCCGGAGAAGATGGAGCCTTGCTCACAGCGAACGTCCGGGACGTCGAATATCTGGGTTCCACCGTCAACCTGGCGCTGGATGCCGGCGGCGCGGGGGACCTGACTGCCGCACTTACCGACGAGGCGTTTTTCCAGGATCCGATCGAGATCGGCGCGACCGTCTTCCTGACCTGGAAGCCGGAAGACGCACACCAACTGGCGGCCTGAGGGCGGCCGTTCACGGCCGTCTCCCACGGCCAAACAAAACTCCAGAGGGGAACAGGAGTAGGAAAATGACAAAGAAACTCGACACCAAGGGCGTCAGCCGCCGCAGCATCCTGAAGGGCGGCGCCGCCGTTACCGGTGCCGCGCTCGGTTCCGGCGCGATCACCGGCTTTCCGACCATCTGGGCGCAGAACATCAAGGACGTGACCCTGCGCCAGTTCGGCACCGGCGTCTCCAACCTCAACGAGGTGGCGCAGAAGGTGAAGGAAGATCTCGGCTTCACCCTGGAAATGACCGCGCTCGACAGCGACGCCGTCACCCAGCGTGCCGCCACCCAGCCGGACAGCTTCGACATTGCCGACATCGAATACTGGATCTGCAAGAAGGTCTGGCCGACCGGCAACCTGCAGGCCATGGATACGTCGAAGATCAAGAACTACGACAAGATCGTCGGCATCTTCAAAAGCGGCAAGCTGACCCCGGAATCGGTGATTGCCCAGGGCACCGCGCCGCACACGGTCGGCTTTGTCGACGGGCCGGACGGCAAGAGCTTTGCCGGTGAGGAAACCGGCTGGATGACACTGATCCCGACGATCTACAACGCCGACACGCTCGGCATCCGCCCGGACCTGATCGGCCGGCCGATCGAGAGCTGGACCGAGCTGCTCAACCCGGAATTCAAGGGCAAGGCCTCGATCCTCGACATCTCCTCCATCGGCATCATGGATGCGGCCATGGTCTGCGAAGCCATGGGCGAGATCCAGTATGGCGACAAGGGCAACATGACCCGCGAAGAGATCGACAAGACCATGGCGATCTTCACCGAGGCCAAGAAGAACGGCCAGTTCCGCGCCTTCTGGAAGACCTTCGACGAGAGCGTCAACCTGATGGCTTCGGGCGAAGTGGTGATCCAGTCGATGTGGTCGCCTGCGATCACGGCCGTCAAGTCGCGCGGCATCCCGTGCGTCTACCAGCCGCTGAAGGAAGGCTACCGCTCCTGGGGCGGCGGCATCGGCCTCTCGAAGAGCCTCTCCGGCCTCGAGCTGGAAGCGGCCTACGAATACATCAACTGGTATCTCGACGGCTGGGTCGGCGGCTTCCTGATGCGCCAGGGCTATTACTCCGCCGTGCCGGAAACCTCCAAGAACCACATGGACGAAAACGAGTGGGGCTACTGGTTCGAGGGCAAGGAAGCCACCGGCGACATCACCAGCCCGTTCGGCGACGTGCTTGCCAAGGCCGGTGAAACCCGCGACGGCGGCTCCTTCTACGACCGCATGGGCGCCGTTGCCTGCTGGAACGCCGTCATGGACGAGAACCAGTACATGGTTCGCAAGTGGAACGAGTTCATCGCCGCCTGAGGCTGATCTTTTGCAACCTTCGCCCGGGACCACGGCCCCGGGCGCTCCCTTTCCAACCGGACCGGAACCACATGACGGACCAGACGCATCTCTTCATTCACAAGGACACCGGAGCCGCGCCGGCAAAGTCACGGACACCCTTCAGCCTGAGCCGGTTGCCCGATGCCGTTACCGGATGGCTTTTGTCGCTGCCGCTCGCGCTGGTGCTGTTCTTCTTTCTTGTGCTGCCGATCGTCATGATCGTTGTGGTCAGCTTCTGGGGCGCGACCGAGTTTTCCATCTATCCGGCATTCCAGTTCGACAATTACGAATTCCTGCTGACCTCACCAGTCACCTACCAGGTGTTCTTCAACACCATCAAATACGCGCTGATCACCTGGGCCTTCACGCTGGTGATCGGCTTCACGGTCGCCTATTTCCTGGCCTTCCACGTCAGGACGCTGACCTGGCAGATCGTGCTGTTCCTGCTGTGCACGATCCCGTTCTGGACGTCCAACATCATCCGGATGATCTCCTGGATCCCGTTCCTGGGCCGCAACGGCATCGCCAACTCGACGCTGATCTCCATGGGCGTGATCGACGAACCGCTGGACTGGCTGTTGTTCTCCGACTTCTCCGTGATCCTGGCCTTCGTCCATCTCTACACGCTGTTCATGGTGGTGCCGATCTTCAACACCATGATGCGCATCGACAAATCCCTGATCGAGGCGGCCTATGACAATGGCGCGTCCGGCCTGCAGACCCTGACCAACGTGATCATTCCGCTGACCAAGCCGGGGATCATGATCGGCTCGATCTTCGTGGTGACCCTGGTGATGGGCGATTTCATCACCGTCCGGTTCATGTCCGGCAGCCAGTCGGCCAATGTCGGCCGGCTGATCTCCAACGACATCGCCCTGCTGCAATACCCGTCCGCCGCGGCGACGGCCGTGATCCTGCTTGTCACCGTGCTTCTGGTGATCTCGATCCTGCTGCGCTTCGTCGACATCCGGAAGGAGCTCTGAGCCATGGATAAACGTTCCCGCTCCTTCTATGTCCTTGCCGCCTTTTTCACGCTGTTCCTGGTGTTCCTCTACGGCCCGACGATCACCATCGCGATCCTGTCGTTCCAGGGGCCGCAGGGCGGCCTGACCTTCCCGATGCGCGGCGTGTCCCTGCACTGGTTTCATGACCTCTTCCAGCAGCAGGCGGTGGGAGATATCTGGGGGAGTTTCGCCCGCTCGCTGACCCTGGGGCTGATGGTGATGGTGACGACCGTCGTCGTCTCGGTCATGGGCGGTCTCGCCTTCCGCAAGCGTTTCCCGGGCTCGGGCGTGATCTTCTACCTGATCATCACCTCCCTGGTGATCCCGTCGATCCTTGTCTCGCTCGGCGTCGGCCTGATCTTCTCTCAATCAGGCCTTTCCGTGCACTGGTCGACCTCCGGCTTCGGCTCCCAGCTCACCTGGACCCTGCCTTTCGGCCTCCTGATCATGTTCGCGGTGTTCAATCGGTTCGACAAGTCCTACGAGGAAGCCGCGCGCGACCAGGGCGCCACCGCCTGGCAGACGGTCCGTCATGTCGTGCTGCCGATCATCGCGCCGATGCTGATCGGG carries:
- a CDS encoding ABC transporter permease, coding for MDKRSRSFYVLAAFFTLFLVFLYGPTITIAILSFQGPQGGLTFPMRGVSLHWFHDLFQQQAVGDIWGSFARSLTLGLMVMVTTVVVSVMGGLAFRKRFPGSGVIFYLIITSLVIPSILVSLGVGLIFSQSGLSVHWSTSGFGSQLTWTLPFGLLIMFAVFNRFDKSYEEAARDQGATAWQTVRHVVLPIIAPMLIGVALFGFTLSYDEFARTLLTAGSYNTLPLEIYGMTTNVTTPVIFALGTLTTLFSFLVIGLFLAIVVTLNRRRSRLGSDAGKGLV
- a CDS encoding ABC transporter ATP-binding protein, which gives rise to MAKSLDLELAATTKMYGDTVAVDAIDHRFVAGSYSCLLGPSGCGKSSTLRMIAGHESVSTGDILLGGANVTDLPPARRGTAMMFQNYALFPHLSVIDNVAFSQKMKGIEKPVRLKKAHQLLELVDMDAYAERLPAQLSGGQQQRVALARALITEPSVLLLDEPLSALDPFLRIKMRLELKKLQRELGISFIHVTHSQDEALALADDIIVMNGGRIEQAGSPRDVFNAPATEFVARFIGGHNVLQQHGASVALRADRLLVKKTAGEDGALLTANVRDVEYLGSTVNLALDAGGAGDLTAALTDEAFFQDPIEIGATVFLTWKPEDAHQLAA
- a CDS encoding ABC transporter substrate-binding protein, with the protein product MTKKLDTKGVSRRSILKGGAAVTGAALGSGAITGFPTIWAQNIKDVTLRQFGTGVSNLNEVAQKVKEDLGFTLEMTALDSDAVTQRAATQPDSFDIADIEYWICKKVWPTGNLQAMDTSKIKNYDKIVGIFKSGKLTPESVIAQGTAPHTVGFVDGPDGKSFAGEETGWMTLIPTIYNADTLGIRPDLIGRPIESWTELLNPEFKGKASILDISSIGIMDAAMVCEAMGEIQYGDKGNMTREEIDKTMAIFTEAKKNGQFRAFWKTFDESVNLMASGEVVIQSMWSPAITAVKSRGIPCVYQPLKEGYRSWGGGIGLSKSLSGLELEAAYEYINWYLDGWVGGFLMRQGYYSAVPETSKNHMDENEWGYWFEGKEATGDITSPFGDVLAKAGETRDGGSFYDRMGAVACWNAVMDENQYMVRKWNEFIAA
- a CDS encoding ABC transporter permease, with protein sequence MTDQTHLFIHKDTGAAPAKSRTPFSLSRLPDAVTGWLLSLPLALVLFFFLVLPIVMIVVVSFWGATEFSIYPAFQFDNYEFLLTSPVTYQVFFNTIKYALITWAFTLVIGFTVAYFLAFHVRTLTWQIVLFLLCTIPFWTSNIIRMISWIPFLGRNGIANSTLISMGVIDEPLDWLLFSDFSVILAFVHLYTLFMVVPIFNTMMRIDKSLIEAAYDNGASGLQTLTNVIIPLTKPGIMIGSIFVVTLVMGDFITVRFMSGSQSANVGRLISNDIALLQYPSAAATAVILLVTVLLVISILLRFVDIRKEL